One Mus musculus strain C57BL/6J chromosome 2, GRCm38.p6 C57BL/6J genomic window, ACTTGTGGATCTACATCTGTGGATGTGATGTCTTCTCTATATTCATCCCATCTACTACTTCTGTTCTGCATTCCTCACTTTACCAGCCATGGTTTTCAAGACCTTTCTGTAAACAGACCTAGGGGTGGAAGAAGTGGGGACTGAAATGCCATTTGGTTCCAGTTCTAGTATTCCTGGCCTTTGCAGAAATGGAAAGCTGACATCCTTGGGgtgtcctcctgcttctccttctcacTGCCAGGATTCACTACTCTGTTGTGCTCCTGGATGCTGGATGAATTTCCTGTGAAGATCCCTCAAATTATCAGAAACAGTTTACAGCAAAAGTAAGTTTGCCATCTCCCAACAACAAGGTCTTCATCCTCCAATACCCTCATTATTTCCCCTAtgactctccatctctctctaatGGGGACCCTGTGAATGGTACCTTACCACTGAGGCAGTCCACCACCTCAAGATCTCTCTATAGGTCCAGTCTCTTTTGCCTGTAAGCAGTCTATTCACAGGTTTGAAAGCTTGGACTGGGGCAGCTTGGGTCAGGATGTTGCTGTCTGTCACTGCAATACAGAGAGGATTTCTCCTCTGCTTTGCTGCTTGGGTCATTCCTTCATTCTGAGATTGCTTtgattttatctatctatctatctatctatctatctatctatctatctatctatctatctattttggaCTAGGATTTGTGGTTCCCTTTCTGTGTCTCTTACACTATAGGATGACTTCAATCCAAACCCTTCTTGGATGTCTGGCCATCCAAGGAGAGCAAGGAGCCACAGATCATTTCATTTTAGTGCTCCTCTGTTCTCCAACTTCTGGCTGTTTCACAAATGTGTAAAGATTAGCAAGGACTGTAGGTAGTTTCCCCACCTACTATGAAAAGCTTGCGTTCTTTTCTGGCACCCAGCTTGATTCCTGTCTTCATAAGTAACAAAGACTCCATTATAACAGTGAGTAGAATATCTATCCTCAAGGTTGCAGGGATTTGCCTAATGTTTGAAGCTATGGTCTTGGGGTTGCTAGCTGCCTAACTGTCACTTCCGGTAGATGAATGTGTAGGTGGTTCAGCTAGTTGTGTCTAAAATTTCTCACACAGCCTCCAACCCTAGTGTGTTTGTCAGGTCTCTGATTTAAAGCAAGAAAGGCAGCAGCCATAGCCGGGCATaatagtgcacatctttaattctagCGCTAGGGATGCACAGCAGATGgctctctgagagtttgaggccatccttcCTGTATTCCATgatcctctcctttccttcttttatgaGAGATAAACAATAGTCAACAAGGCCCAGCTATGATGATCTTTTCTAAGGGGGCATTAGTGTGTCTGATGAAGATGTTGGCAGTTCCACGTGGAGGATAATCTTGTACAGCACCCCTGTTCAAGCATTACTCTGTTTTTAGCTTTGGTTATACTTCCTGTCAACAGTATATGAGAATACCCTTCCTACAAACTCTGCTGCTTGCCCCAAATTCCTTATACATATTTATACTAATTATACACCGAGTCTTGCCTCACAGCTCTGAAATCAAACAGACACCCTACGTCTAGCTCCTTCTCCGAGAACAGCCAGTATTTCCTAGGTGCAATACTGGAGTTTTAGCAGGGTAGCCATGGGTGGCTGTCCTGACTGTCATGTGTTTAGATGCATTCCttttcttgcgcgcgctcgactggccaggaagaacgacgctgcaacaggatccttctgcacacgtttattgggagagcttgattgtagaggcgaaaagacctcgagcccagaactggtgctgcttttataggcctaggaggggcgtgtctcacacctggattggttatgcactaagcctcatttgcatgttcctcatctgattggctactctctctcagtaccttacagaacctcattatcatacctcatttgcatgtctcacatctgattggttatactctcagtaccttacagaacctcattatcatgcctgggccaggcagtgtctttgcaaaaaactttactgcatatgtacacattggttgtttgtccaatcttatgcgtggtggccagcagtagtcagtgccactctgcaacggcacatgtggcttcccacatcaacCCGTTGATGCCATTTGGAAAGCATAAGCTGGGACtaggtctctgtgtctttgtcttgCACCTAATACCTCACCTCATATTTGCCTGTCTCTTAGCCGATTTCTGTTTATCtaaatctgtctgtctatctaacgTTGTATATTTAGCAtatatctatgtgtctgtctatctataaTTTACCTctactatctatctgtctgtctgtctatctatctatctatctatctatctatctatctatctatctatctatgtatcatttATCTGTAGCTAGATATCTAGTAGATGACAATTTATTTGTATTAGCCTCAGTGTTGAACCattatttttgaaaaccaactaacTTGAAACTCATCTTGATCAAACACAACATTCCTTGAGTGTGTGAGTCGCTCTACTTAAGTTCTGTCCCACTCTCAGAGAGTGCTGGTCTATTCTTTGCCCTTTCCCTAAGTCTGACTCTAGAATCCTGGGCATGAAGCTCAAGCACCTGCATAGTCAATTGGCTCTTCCAGTCTTTAGAGTCTGTAGCAtttgttttccttgttcttcCTTAAGCATTTGTTTAACTctcccagatttttaaaaaaattaatttagtttGCCACTTCTTGTTAATATTTTGAATTTAGATTAACAGTAATTATATCAATTCATAGAGAATTAAATTTGTGTCATACTgagaattatatttattatagttTTTATTCACTCCTTTTTTATTCCTTTCAGAAGACATTACaagtttgtatgtatattttgctTGCTGCTATTGTTCAGCCAGGTGGCCTGGCTGATCTGGGCTGGGCTCTTTTTTGCATTGAGGCCTGAGCTAAGTAAGGCCCACCTCAAAGTTAACCCTCATTGTCAAGTTCATCGTAGATAGAACCACTGTGGAAACGTGAGTCTctccaaaaaatatttaattgaggaAGAAAACTCACTTCGAGTGTGGTTACAATTGCACTGGGAACCTTAACTGAATAAAAGGGAGAAAGCtatctctctctacttcctgactgcagacacagacaaccagccacctccTGCTCCTGCCATCATGCTGTCCCTGACGTGCTGGACTGTTCCCTCAAATGGTGAGCCCAAACAAACCTTTCTTATCATAGGCTATGTTTGCAATGTATTTTGTCACAATAACAAGAAAAGTAAGTGATATAGTACATATAAAAAGGAGTAAGTGATGCAGCACCATGACCTCAGCTTTTAGATCCTGTGGCTATGGTTACATGGTGACTTAgagctttactgctgtgaatagacaccatgaccaaggcaactcttataaggacaacatttaattggggctggttttcaggtccagaggttcagtccattatcatcaaggccagtgcatggcagtgtccaggcagacatggtatgggaggagctgaaagttctacatcttcatctgaaggctaatAGGAGGAGGGTCCCATTGCTtaccctcacagtgacatacttgctccaacaaggccacacctactccagcaaggcatATCTCCTAGTAGTGTCACTCTATTggcaaagcatattcaaaccaccacatatggcAAAAGCATCTTTGCCTATGTAAGAatttaatacatacatatatatatatatatatatatatatatatatatatatatatatatatatccttgggTAATCTGGGTAGATTCAACATAGTCACGAAAGTACCTGTAAGGATGGGTAGAAGATACACAGCCAGAGAACTACAAGAAGACCATGGAAGCTTTGAAGGGTACTCTGACTCTAGAAGAAAGGGCCAAAGGACAAGAAGCACAGTGGCCCTAGAAGCTGAAAAGAGAAGTGGGTAGCCTCTCACCTAGAGCCTTAAGGAAGGACATAGCCCTGCTGGTGTTTGATTTTAGTCCAGTGAAAACTGTGTTacattctgccttctgagtaaGAAATCTGATCCATTTTAAGCCACTATCATTGCAGCACATGTCACAAGCACTGTCAGAAAACATCTTCACTCATTTTGATGGTTCTCacaatatttaattttaacttaaaaatatgtatttatgagGAATGAATTCTGCTGTACTGTGGCAGTGTAGAATCCACAAATTTAATGATGAGACTTATTCATTTCCTAGAACATTTTCCTAATGTCTGTGTGaaagtttgtttgttgtttccaaCATCTGGATTAgaaaatttctaaattttttcCTATGGGAGTTgaaattttcttgcttctttaaaTATAGAATAACTTTGAATTGCAATTCAGACATTTTGAAAATTGTCTGAGGGAACAATGATAGCCTTATTTGATAGGCGTTCCACGTCACAGCATTTGCAGTGCTGTTTGGGTCTGTGCCTCGTGTCCTGGAGGTCTGGCTGACTGGTGCAGTTTATCCCTTTATTCATTTTGAAGGCCTTGTAAGCGGTGTAAGGTAAGATCCACACTGTATAGCTCAAGAAACACCCTAAGGCCTCTTTCCTTAGCTCCTCCTATTACCAGATTCCTAGGCCTGGACTCCTAGGAGAGTCCAGCACATCACACCGAACCAATTTCCCCAAAGAAAGCAAACCAGAGTGATGGGAAAAGGACaggaaagaattttaaataaaatgattatattGAAGAGATTAAAAATTAAGCCCTTCAGCTCATCTTTAGGATATTGACATGAACTTAAACACAGGAAGAACTTGGGTTAGTGGGGAAGGGAATGAGGTAATTAGATGTAATTAGATGGTCTCAATCAAGGTGAAGACCGCTTGATGCTTATCTCAGTCTGGCTCTGTGAGGTGGACCAGAGAAGTGCTATTGCTTGAGGGGACAATATGATCCTCTGGAGATGATTGCTCTTCCACGGGGACAGGGCAACTTCATCTCAGGTGAGCTGTCTGTGAGGCTTGGCTGGCCTTGGAAGCCAGTGACTAGAGATGTTCAGGCTCCTTTCAGGAACTAGAACAGGACTGGGTAAAAGCTGAGGTAAGATGTCTCAGTCACTCTCTGGACCTTGAAGGAGGATGAGACCTGTTAGGTATCCCTGGCTTATTAGACAAACACACCTTCAGCGATTAACATTCTCCACCCCTGTGGTACCATTTCTTATTTGATACTTTCTCTGATCACATGGCAAGATTTCCCACAGTTGAGATAGGccaaaaaattcttttttaagtTGGTGTGTcaggttttttaaattaaaaaggtgttttgttttttgtttagaaTTTCAAATGTGAGTACTTGTTTATATCATTTGTACCCTCTATCCTTTATTCCTCCTTCAAGTTTTTCTTCCCATTCTCCCCCACTTTCTCTaaaatcactcacacacacacacacacacacacacacacacacacacacacacacacgtgtgtgtgtgtgtacatgcctatgTGAATACAGCTAGGGTGCCTGTGACAGGCAGGAGCAAGGGACTTATTTCTCTTCCTAGCCTTTGTGCTCTTCCTGTAAGACAGGTTTCTCATATTTTGAGGTTCCTAGTATAAGTAGAATCCTAGTACCCACGACACTTACCTGTTCATCAACACACTGAAAAAGTCTTCTTTGCCCGTCCCTCTTGTGCTTCCTGGCATCCCCAGCACCTGCTCTTGATAGACTACAAGACCTTCACCTGCCTGAGTAAGGACAGCCTGGAGCTGATGACCTTGGGGGACTTGAGTGAGTAACACAGTTaccttgtctctctgtgtctcagccATCTATTCTACAAAGTAGTGTGACCTTGGACTTAGGAGACTCCTAGTCACAGTAATGTGGGATCTTCCCTCTGAAGAAGCAAAATACTTTCCTGTTGCTGACACCACAGAGTGTGGCCACGGCACTGCATGAGGGACACACTCATCCCTGCATTCATCACTCAGACATCTCAcctgtcctctctcctctcatccATCTCTATAGGCCAAATGTTCTGCTGTATCTTGGAatgactgaatttttaaaaaaatgttttattttaaaagaatcccACATTGTAATAGAGTTACAGTGTAAAGAACCTTTCCCTCTGACATATAAGAGAAAAACTTGACTATGTAACTTCCTCATTGCTCTCAAGCTTACTTCCTGCAAACAGGTGTGCTCTCCCTAACTCAGTGCAACCACTGCATTCAGGGCATGGCACTCTAAGTACCCTCTAGCTATCCTCAGAAGTCAGGAATCCAGGAGCAGTGCATAGCCTTACCTCAGTCAATGGTGGCATTCTGAAATGTGTTCTGAGTCTTCTAGGAATGGACACTTGGAATGGAACTCACTCCAAGTGCTCTTTCTAAATGACAGAGTCACCTGCCACACTGACCTTCTCGCATCAGAACTAGTTCCTTACTCTTTCCTTGATCTTCATGACCTTGATACCATTGAAGAGTACTCTACTATATTAGAATTCCCCTGAGTTTGTGTTTTCCAGATTTGCAGATGGGGATAGTCTCTGTGTATAAGAACTATACTACAAAAGAGGCCAATCTGGGCCTCTCTGTTCTATACACACTGGTGTCAGTGAGCATGCATTTCCTGATAAAAGTTATCACCTCTGTTTGATGGAACATGCCATCATCTTTGTCCTTcctgacttcttttttcttttttttaaagatttatttatttatcttatttatatgggtacactattgctgtcttgggggacacaacagaagagggcatcagatcccattacagatggttgtgagccaccatgtggttgctgggaattgaactcaggacctttagaagggcagtcattgctcttaaccactgagccatctcccagctccAACCTTCCTGACCTCTTAATAGAAACACTCAGATACTTTGAGACCTAGAGCCTAGGACTGTCCCTGAATAACATATGTCCATCCAAAGGTTTGCTATCCATAAGCTAATTCGAAGGTTACAGttggacaggaaaggaaaggagagcctCAGAGGTCATCCTTTAGGCTGGAAGCCAAGAGCAGCTTCACTTTGTGCCTTTGTTTTTCTAATAGTCATTTGCTGTTAGAGTTCCCGTGACACACAAATGTATTTTACCCACTGCTAGCAAGAGTTCTTGCTGTTTTGCAGTGATGAATGACATACTGATGCTTGATCCTGCGTCTGACAAGGATACACTAATCACTTATAGATGAATGACCAGGAGGCTTCATCCTATGTCTGAGGATACTCTAACCACTTATGGATGAATTACTGGGGGGCTTCATCCTGAGTCTCAAGATATACAAGGTCCTTATGAATGAATGGCTGGAGTGGAGGTTGGGagatattttccttttctatgCATACATACTATTCAGATTATTCAaaaaggatgaaatattctagTGTAAGATGGTAACTCTATTATGTTGTGCTGTGTCTGAATGAATTCAGGAGTGACTGATGTCAAATGTGGCACAAGAATTAGATATCAGGTCAGAGACTCTCTAAAACCACGAATGTTGTACATACAGTCCGGTGAGCAGAGAATTACTATGTGCAAATTTAACACTATGATTACAAAATGAACTGTTCTAAAGCAGAGACTATTGTCCAtatttaacaataacaacaaaaataaatctcaatGGATTTCAAAGACGGGTAAGATACAATAGATATTCTATGATTATGGTCTACTTTAGAAGTTGGCAAGTGAAAGACGTTTTGAAATCAGCTGAGATTATAACCAAGGAGTTCAGTAATTAGAACCCAAAGGTCAGAAAAGATGTCAGAGAAGATGAGAGCATGTCAGAATTGAGGGGAACTGAGAATTAGCATAGAAAAACCAGAAGAATCTAGCCAGATGTAACTGCTGGCCAAAGAGGGTAAGGACAATGAAGGAGGTGGTGTCACATGCAGCCCCCCGCCCCAactgttggccttgaacttggcagGTGGTGTGTGCTGTAGCAACAACTGATTCCATTTCCCAGGAATGAGTTCACCAGATTTCCAGGAGTTCCTCTGACTCTGAGAACTCTTTCCAACATTGTGTAAGGACAGATGGGACAGTACAGTGCCTCTAGGCTACAGCATAAGTGGTACCTGTCTAGGCAAAGCTTAGAGGACAGCCCCAGAGATGTGCATGCAGAGGGTATTATTATGGATGTTTGTCATGCCATGGTTTGTGTCACCACAGGGTCAGGGACGTCTCCTTCTGTTTGGGGTGGAGAGAAGGGATAAGGCAGGGAAGTGGAGATAAGGGGCTTAGAGGGAAGAACAAAGGAGGCTGTCAGGAGCAGCCTGGTGGGCAGGGCCTTGTGGAATCCTGAGCCTAAAAGGGCTTTATCATCTGTGGCAGTACCATCCCTTTACCCTTGTGTCCCCAGCCCCTAGGCTGATACTAAGGACAGTCATGTCGTGGAAGGTGCCCATGCTTGTAGGACTGGTTGTGCTAGGCACTCATATATGGACCATTAACAAAGAATTTCTAGATGTTACTAAGGATCTAGATTATTTTGTGGCATCAGTAGAGTTTGCTGTGGCTCAGTTCAATGACAACAACCCAGAAGAGAACACATACAAGTTGCTCGAAGTTGGCAGAGCCCAGAAAAAGGTGAGTCCACGTGCAGAGTATTGTCCCCTCATGAAGAGCCTTGGGCTGGGGCTTGGGGTGGATCGGCATCAGCAGGGACTCATGAGGAGAGAACTGGACCTGCAGAACACTCTACAATCGAGGATCTAGAGATACTCCCTGACCAAGGACACATTTACTTTTTCCCTGTGGGCTGCTATTAAACCTGGGCCCTGGACCCTAGGCCCTGGGCCCTAGGAACCCTTGGTACCAAACACTTTACCACCTTTAGCTTCCGCACAGCTGTGGAGATGAAAGCCTAGCTCATCATGTGGGATTGAATATGGAGGTGTGGAATAGATGTGATGGAGTATGTTCTTAGTATGTGCCAAGCATAAATGTAGGTAAAGACTTCtagtgtgttttttaaaaaacttctaaTTATGTTGTGTATTTGTTGTGTGTTGTACAAAGATGGTATGCCATTAACTGTATAGATTCCTAAGTGCCCACTGTAGTCAGCTTTTTTGACACTCTCCACATCAGTCCACTGTGATGAGTATTCTTCTGTAGTAGGATTTCCTGCTTGGGTACTCTTTGAGTTTTCACGTATATATTTGTTTAAGGGTATGTCAATCATTCTCAATAACTTCTCACAGAATCCTGAGCAAATTTTAAAACTGGATGATGTAACTAACTATGCATCCACCACAGTGTGTCTCTGAGAGGAACACTTGCATGCAGTCATCACTCACATGAAAGACAGTAGATTCCTCCAAGTTCATCGCGTGTGGCTGCAGTGTGTGCAGGTTGCTTCTTGTGTAGAATTGAATGGTGATCCTGTGAATGTGCCATACCCTACATGTCCATGCCCCTGCAGAGTGCCAGACTTCAGCAGGAAATGAGGAAGAAGACTAGTATGTGTCTTGTGTCTTTCAAAGGCACATTTCTGTTAACAAACATGGATAGCCCAGCCATATAGATGCCTATTTATAAGCACGGGCATATTGCCCATTTTCTACttgatcttcatttttttttgtatttataaaaaaaCTTTTTGcatactttcttttctatagACATggacaatgatttttttaatggatttGGAGATGGGCCGCACAATTTGTAAGAAACATGATGAAAACATCCATAATTGCCCATTGCTACAAGGCTCAAGAGAAAAGAAGGTTAGAGaataaaactatttccaattaTAACTGATCTTTTGGGAATAAAAAGATAATCAGGAAAGCCTAGGACAGGGGTTAGGAAAGGTGTGGGAAATTCCAGGTAGGACAAGATTATATCTCAGGACTCCTTCACTGGAAACTGAAAGGACCATCTTTTCcacatattcatttatttattattttattttaaaaacctttgtattaattctttgagaattttatacaattcTGGATTTCCCATAACTCTTCCCATATCTACCTCACTGGCCACTTCATgtccttattttttattaatctatTGAGTCTAGTTTGTGCTACCTGTCTATTTCTGGATGTGGGGTGATTAATGGATGCAGTTGACCTACCAGGAACTACACAAAAggtgccatctttttttttaacatatcatttttttattaatttatttatttacatcccaaacactgcTCCCTCTCCTGGTCCCTCCCCCACAGggtctctccctccacctccctccccttctcctctgagaggatagACCCCTCCTGAGTATCTACACCCCTCGGACACATCAAGTCTCAGCTTGATGAGGcacattctctctcactgaggccagacaagacagccatgaagactgagcttCCTGGCTGCTCCTTATATGACAGGGCCTAGTTCCAGCCCCTTTTtatcctttggttggtggctcagactctTGAGAGCTTTGAGGGGTTGAGGTTTGTTGGTtcttttggtctttctgtgggTTTCCCATCTACTTCTTACCTCCTAGTTTCGAGTTGGGCTGATTTTGGTTGGCCTTTCAtttggtctctgctccatccctgcaTTTGTTTTAGACAAGGTAAATTTTGGgtcgaaagttttgtgggtgtgttcATGTCCCTATCCTcccactgggggtcctgcctggctacagggggtggcctcttcaggtttcatgaccatcttggctaaggtcacctgcaCTGACTCCTGGGAGTCTGCCCTATCCCAGGTCTTTGTGACTCTGAGGGGAGATAGTCTCCCCTCCCTGACCCGAGGGAGCTACAGATTTCCAtccattctcctggccttctgggtctctctcctgtctctccctgcaCCTAATCCTACCTCCCCAtaactctccccttcccctctctcactCATTTCCCTCCCTTTGcttcctatgattattttgtttctccttctatgtGTGATTCAAGCATCTTTGCTTggatcttccttcttgtttaatgtCTTTGGGTCTAtggggtgtatcatgggtattctgtactttatggctaacatgcacttatcagtgagtacataccatgcatatccttttgggtctgggttatctcactcagaatgatattttctagtttcttccATTGACCTGAAAGAGTCACAATGTCCTTGTTTTTACtagatgaatagtattccactgtgtaaatgtaacccgttttctgtgtccattctttggttgagggacatctgggttgtttccagtttctggctattatgaacagagCTGCTATGGACATGTCAAAAGGGTTCATCTTAAGCAGAAAGGGCCTGGCTCCCAAGCCTAGGGCACCCCTCTACTGCAGATGCCCACATGACTTCCATCTATGATTAAACCATACTTTTGGCCCTTATTTGGCCTTTAGAGACCATCAGGATTCAGGAAGATGAAATTCTTCCTGTGGTCATCAGCCCAGTGTCTTGGGGTTATGAGCTATGTAATTTATCCACTTACTCTGACTTTACTGATAGATTCTGGGTGATTTTCAGTGATACCACTGTCCTGTCTGACATGTAATTCATGGGATCTGGGACCTTGAGGATGGCTTTCCATTGCGGGACCCTGTTAGggtttgttttctccttccaacTAATGGCCTTGAGGCAGAATCATTTGGGGTGGGTTGTACTACTGTTCTGTTGGGAAGTGCCTGGTGGGACCTTCTTTCAAACACTGCTTTCATTCCTTCAAGATCCTTTGGATGGGCAAGTTCATCTACCATCATAGGTTGTGGGGTGGAGAGATGTGAGGAGAGGTTGTCTCAGGgtgaagaactcaggaaggtgctTTCTCAGTTTTCCCTTCTCTCAGGTGGAGGGATTTTGTGCTTGAATCCATTGTCCTCGTGGAGATTTGAGCTTTATGCTCCTTGTTTTTGTAAAATGGTTGtttcagctttatttttttttgggggggggaggttttTTTCATCTTGCATGTGCATTATTTCAATCATTAAAATGTTCTAACTTATGTATTATGgctattttttttcaggtgcattGTGTTTTCCAAGTAGATGCGAGACCTTGGTTTTCCCACTTCACCATCCTGACTAGCACCTGTGTGCCGACATAAGCGCGGGAAGGGGCTTTGGCTATATATAGTATTCTCCCGTCCTCTGGAGTATGACTATCCGTAGCCCAAGGTCTGTGTGGTGCTAATGCAATTAAAAGAATCTCACAGCATCTTCTGGATCCTTGAGCAGTGCTTGGGGTCTTCTATGTTGTTTATTTGCTAAGGATACCATCCTCAATGataagctggttttttttttttaattttttttattgcccTGCCTGCAGGTATAGATTTCGGAGTAAATCAGACTCCTCAGTTCATGTGAAGCAGTGT contains:
- the Cstdc1 gene encoding cystatin-14 precursor, whose protein sequence is MSWKVPMLVGLVVLGTHIWTINKEFLDVTKDLDYFVASVEFAVAQFNDNNPEENTYKLLEVGRAQKKTWTMIFLMDLEMGRTICKKHDENIHNCPLLQGSREKKVHCVFQVDARPWFSHFTILTSTCVPT